In the Salvia miltiorrhiza cultivar Shanhuang (shh) chromosome 8, IMPLAD_Smil_shh, whole genome shotgun sequence genome, TTCATATGGTAATGGAATCAGGGAAACCAAAAGATTTTGTGTTAATACGTGCTATGTTGGTTGCATAAACTATAAAATTGAAACAAAAGTGCAAGTAAGAAAGTTTACATGTGGTAGGCTGGTTGAAGTGACGCTTATGCGCTCCACACGGTTGCCTGCGATTATGATGCGTTCAGTAGGGCCGACGATGTTGGACATAGTAAAAGTTGTATTGCAAAGGATGCGGTAATTGAGAAGGCAAGCAACCTACGAGCAAGGAAAATATTTTCAGCTTATATTCTTTGTTTCAAGAATGTCTCTTAATTAAACTCACTTTTGGTCCGAAAAGAGACATGACTAAGTTGCCAATGTTGTAGGAGAAAGGGCCTTCTAAAGAAAGCTTTTTCGAGTCGATCATAGCTTTGGCTCTCTTGACAAACTGGATTGGATCCGAAGTGCCTCTGTGGTAATAAACAGGTAACAGAAGCATCCCAAATTTGTTGCCCCAACGCGTTTCAGAGTCGCCATTCATCAGCTTCGATATATCCTGAAACGAGACAATGGTTGAGATTGGTGTGACTGGCAGAGCGAGCTGAGAATAATTAATATTACCTGTAATCCTGATTGTGGCCTCAAATTCACCATTGCAAGACCAGTGATCCGAAGCCCCTCAGGCAGAGCTATACACCACCACAAAACATCAAATCTCATTTAATTACTTTAATTTTGTGACTCTATTCGACATGTTAGACGCGCCTACCTTTAGGTGATCTCGTGTCCAAGTAGCGCGACAGGCCGGATGTTATTACCCCGAAAAGAACATCGTTAACGGTCTGCACCAAACATACAATCGCTATCTCATTTtgctctctctctatatataggCTATAGCACAGTGGTGATCGATTATATCACTTATATACTTGTTAGCTTAATTATGCTGAGCAGAACGCAAAATGAACTTGTACTCTTCTATCAAGCAAAATTTGAATGATCGAGTTTGATCATCACCTATATACCAAGAAGATCAAATTCCTATTTTCATATTAAGTTTTGATTAAGAAGATGCAGGGGCACGCCCCCACACATATATGTACAATACTGTTATTTGACCTGGATCAATTCAAGAAAGATACACAAATTCAATGGACTTTGATGAAGTCTTTTTTATAAAGAATTCGATACATGTCTAGATCCTTTAAGTTATGCTATATCCCCTCTATATCAATGTCATGTGCATGTATATAAAAAGATATTTTACACGAAAAAGCGTGGGTCAACTTTTCACCCATCAATTACCATgtccatatttttaaatttgaaaactGTCATAGGTGTTGGGGTTTAATTTACTGTCAATAGCTAAAATTGTCCATTTTGTTaagtgtaaaattaaaaatgccaactttttataaaaatttgatCTTATATCCAAATTAAAGTGAAGAGTCGAAATTGCCCTTGAATTTTGATGGCTTTGCATCATTTTTTTTGTGTAAAGTCTTACACTTTTCTGAGACAAAGTACAAATGTATAAGAAAAATGTAAGAAAAAGTAGTCTGTTGTCGGAAAAGTAGGTTGCCGCCCGGGCGGCAAGCTACTTTTCCGGTTAGCTTGCCGCCCGGGCGGCAACCTACTTTCCGACAACTGACTATTTTTTGTCTTACAAGTACACTGATTGAGATATGAAGGGTAATTTAGGTATTTTGGGCATAGGatcaaatttttataataagtggacatttttaatttttgacttAACAAAGTGGGTATAAAAAATTTCACCTCTTTAATTTATGGTGTTTTTTGAGAGTTCAACGTTTTTTTTTGAAAACGTATAGTTATATACTCCCTAACTCTCTAGGAAAATAATAGACCGATTATTCGTAATAAATTAGTACTTTTCATTTTGAAAGATGGTGGTCACATGTTGGGCAGTTgcatatttattactccctccgtccaccaaaaatatgccacaatttcctttttcgtccgtccacaaaaaatatgccacttccatttttagtagtaggatccacacaactccactcacatttaaagtgggacccttactccactaccaactttactcacattttcttaaaacccgtgccgaaagcaaagtggcatgtttttcgtggacggagggagtatttatcaTGGTTCGAGAAATTTCGTCCCCACGGTTCCAGAGACTTTACTCCACTAGCATGACGTGACACATACGGTCGTGAATTTTACCTAACTAGTATATCactcgtcgaaattcgacgaaattttaatttataatttgaattatttatattatttttgtataatataattaatttttaattaatttaatttaatgtaatAAAATTTACATTGTACTAATCTTAATtatattcgtcaattaaatgttaattttttgttagaatagtaaaaatactcatttatataatttttgtacatttttaatatattgatggataagaattaatttaagatctcatttttcatctaagcatcatctcatctcatgatcatcaagaactcgaaagacgatatctgacttttgagcattaacacaaaatatatttaaagaaaaaactgataaattttaataaaaataattgaatgtattatgaatgaaaaaaataattctacttaaaaattagcattaataataatatttgtatTGTGAGGTGGAAAAGAGACCCTTCATTTGCTAAAAAttgtccaaaaaaaatttatgaatgtcctaaaataataaatatgaataattttttttacggACAATGATAGTATGAAAGTAATCACaattaccattttttttttacaaaccAATAAGTTACACAGTTTGTCTTTATATGTTTAACAGTCTATATATGAATTTGACAATGCAATTATAGGGAGTGACGCGGTTATTCATAATGAGAAAACAACCTTAATCAAGCTCTACGTCCGATCCGGTCCAAACCTACAGGCTAAAAAATTTGGATCACCGGCTAGATTCACAATACTTTTTAAGCTCCACAATTCACAATATCTGGCTtttaaggtttaaaaaattattttttaaataatttatgatatatttcttttattttgtaaaaGAGTATCACTTGAGATGATACTAAATGGTTGGTAGATAAATGTTTGAGTGAAAaagataatttattattttttaggaAAAATGATAATATGTGGAATCATATCTTAAAATAGAAGTGATAGTAGAAGTgatatgtaatatttttttatgagaaaaaggaaataattaataatacaaaaagtgtttgaaatttaaaatgatatttattattttttaaacatatatatatatatccttaaATTCTAATCATCGCGTTGAAGCACCGCATTCTTCGGTAGGACTGAATTGCCGAAAGAGACAAAAATTCACCTCAACAATGAAGAAAATAAAGATATCGAATTCATCGGCCCACTTGGCTATCGCTAAAATGAACTCATCATTTATTGCCAGCAAATTAAAAACAATTTATTTCTCAATTTGGAAAGCAGTTTAGGTCCACAATATTTAAGCAAATCAATCCAACGGTGGTAAATCCAAACACAGGAATATCAGACGGTTTTGAGAAACTCACCGCGTTAGCAACCGCTCGCTTGACCGTCTTCATGTCGTCGAGCCGGAACCTCGCCGTCGCCAGCTTCCGCGGCCAAAGCTCCGCCCCTGATCCGCCGCTCACGGCGGTGATCCTATCTCTCCACCACGCTGCTCTCAAGATGAATTCCACGACATAGACCAAGGTATACCAAACCGCCATCACCAACGCCCGCACGCTCAGCCGCCGCCTCTGCTCGGAGGCCGCGGCACCGACGCCGCCGATGGACGGCAGGCGCGTCGGATCGTCGGCTCTCCTGCAACACGACAATAGCAAGGACATCAAGGAGATCCCGTCGCCGAGGGCGTGGTGCACGCGGAAAATCATGGTTTTGTGCGCCATTAGGAGGTGGATTTCCCAGAGCGGTTTATCGGCGGGGAGAGGCGAGGAGACGGCGAGATCGGCAATGAATTCGTGGACGGCGTCTTCGTCGGAGGTCGACGGATCGTCGCTGAGCGGGTGGTGGCGGACGATTAGGTGTTGGTCGATGTCGACGGCGGTTCGGCGCCAGTGTTCGCGGCCGGAGGAATCTCGCACCATGAGGCTGCAAAACCTAGGGTGCTTGAACATGATTGAGCTCTGGACTTCGGCTCTGAAGGTGTCGATGTCGATTGGGAACTCGACGGCGAGGACGGCGGAAATGATCTGGTTCATTTGCGGCTGCAGGAAGAGGCGGCCGGCCGGGGTCAGCGGTTGGTCTCTGTCCCCAATGTCCgccatgagagagagaaaaattggttTGAAAACTGGAAATGTAATTGAACGTGGAAAGTCAGATTGGCCACTATTTTAGAATAACAACTCTGTCTCTTGAACAAATACTAAAATTCATTTTGGAGAACTTGGAACTTTAATATAACTCAAAATCATACATTAATTTTCTAGTATCAATTTCGTTTTCATCAATATTACCAATTACCAACAAATATCTAAAATGAAATCATCAACGTAGAGACGTAGCGTAATCAATGGTATCACTTAGTGTAGCGTATGTGCCAAAAACTTCTAGATTATAAACAATGAATTGAACTCAGAGCAGAACTAATGATAAAAATGGTTgaaaatgacctatatataggcacactGGCACAGGGGAAAAATACACTACAAAACTCGAAACTAAAACTACTGAGAAAATCCGAAAATTTTCCAAAATTCGAAAATTTCTGTCGGACACTATTCATTgctgcgcgactttcttgtttcggtcaTATCTCCCTCGTTCAAACTCCGATTTGCAAACTGTTTGTacccacgaactcgtatcgag is a window encoding:
- the LOC131000847 gene encoding wax ester synthase/diacylglycerol acyltransferase 5-like → MADIGDRDQPLTPAGRLFLQPQMNQIISAVLAVEFPIDIDTFRAEVQSSIMFKHPRFCSLMVRDSSGREHWRRTAVDIDQHLIVRHHPLSDDPSTSDEDAVHEFIADLAVSSPLPADKPLWEIHLLMAHKTMIFRVHHALGDGISLMSLLLSCCRRADDPTRLPSIGGVGAAASEQRRRLSVRALVMAVWYTLVYVVEFILRAAWWRDRITAVSGGSGAELWPRKLATARFRLDDMKTVKRAVANATVNDVLFGVITSGLSRYLDTRSPKALPEGLRITGLAMVNLRPQSGLQDISKLMNGDSETRWGNKFGMLLLPVYYHRGTSDPIQFVKRAKAMIDSKKLSLEGPFSYNIGNLVMSLFGPKVACLLNYRILCNTTFTMSNIVGPTERIIIAGNRVERISVTSTSLPHAITMHMVSYAGMADLKILVAKDIIPDPKTLAKCFEDALLEMKEAAKAPTN